A single window of Pieris napi chromosome 8, ilPieNapi1.2, whole genome shotgun sequence DNA harbors:
- the LOC125052016 gene encoding transmembrane protease serine 9-like, translated as MKLFVALLILPFACANSLDDWSPYGYISKYAIPFAEKLQKAEDAAVNNLSGRIVGGEAAQLGDHPYQAGMISDIVNMTGRGVCGGSLLSANKVLTAAHCWYDGRNQGWRFTVVLGSVYLFHGGARIQTSDVQTHPLWFPLLARNDVAMVTLPENIAFTDNISPVSLPNILESFETFAGEQATASGYGLTVSGGNLYQNQSLNHVTLRVLSNDVCSSFFPIHVVDSTICTSGLGGTSTCQGDSGGPLVVQRGDRRVLIGATSFGIALGCDIGFPAAYARVTSFLNFINANIRKMQLLIVLLALVSIAFGAGVPTWNTAYGYLTRFGIPEAERILKAEESINELEQVTRISGGVPAALGQYPYQAGIISEIKNTESRGMCGGSLVSETKVLTAAHCWYDGKNQASKLTVVLGSVYLFKGGIRLETTDVQTHPHWSPLLIRNDIAMVTLPQKVALSDAVAPIALPNEVQAGETFVGAFAVASGYGITSNDEKVTTNQSLNHVRLRVITRAVCSMAFPFIIQESHLCTSGVGGVSTCGGDSGGPLVAGDGDSRILIGITSFGSSLGCQFGLPAAYTRVSSFLDFIKGKL; from the exons ATGAAATTGTTCGTGGCTTTGCTTATTCTGCCTTTTGCATGTGCAAACAGTTTAGATGACTGGTCTCCTTACGGATACATTTCAAAATACGCGATCCCATTTGCAGAGAAACTTCAAAAGGCTGAAGATGCTGCCGTAAACAACCTCTCTGGAAGGATTGTAGGAGGTGAAGCTGCTCAGCTTGGAGACCATCCCTATCAA GCTGGCATGATTTCGGATATTGTCAATATGACGGGACGTGGCGTTTGCGGAGGTTCACTGCTTTCTGCCAACAAAGTACTAACGGCTGCCCACTGTTGGTACGATGGTCGCAACCAAGGCTGGAGGTTCACGGTCGTTCTTGGTTCCGTATACCTTTTCCATGGAGGAGCGAGGATCCAGACTTCAGATGTGCAAACGCACCCATTGTGGTTCCCATTGCTGGCCCGCAATGACGTTGCTATGGTTACTCTTCCAGAAAACATTGCCTTTACAG ataATATTAGCCCTGTGTCTCTACCAAATATTCTGGAAAGTTTTGAAACCTTCGCCGGTGAACAAGCCACAGCATCTGGATATGGATTAACTGTATCAG GCGGAAATCTTTATCAGAACCAATCTCTGAACCACGTCACTCTCCGAGTTCTTTCCAATGACGTGTGTAGTTCGTTCTTCCCTATTCACGTGGTCGATTCCACGATTTGCACCAGCGGACTTGGAGGAACTAGTACCTGCCAGGGTGACTCTGGTGGTCCACTTGTAGTTCAGAGAGGAGACAGGCGTGTGTTG ATTGGTGCCACGTCATTTGGTATCGCTCTAGGCTGTGATATTGGCTTCCCCGCTGCCTATGCTAGAGTAACCTCCTTCCTCAACTTCATCAACGCAAACAT CAGAAAAATGCAactattaattgtattattagcTTTGGTTTCAATCGCCTTTGGTGCGGGTGTACCAACATGGAATACCGCGTACGGTTACTTGACAAGGTTCGGGATCCCAGAAGCCGAGAGAATTCTGAAAGCTGAAGAATCCATCAATGAGCTGGAACAAGTAACCAGAATATCTGGAGGGGTACCAGCTGCACTTGGGCAATATCCTTATCAG GCTGGCATCATATCTGAGATAAAAAACACCGAAAGCCGCGGTATGTGTGGTGGCTCCTTGGTATCAGAAACAAAAGTCCTTACAGCTGCACATTGCTGGTATGATGGTAAAAACCAGGCCTCGAAATTGACTGTGGTTCTAGGATCAGTGTATCTATTTAAGGGAGGTATCCGGCTGGAGACAACAGATGTTCAAACTCATCCACATTGGTCACCGTTATTGATTCGTAATGATATAGCTATGGTAACACTGCCACAAAAAGTAGCTTTATCAG ATGCTGTGGCTCCGATCGCTCTGCCGAATGAAGTACAGGCTGGTGAAACCTTTGTTGGAGCCTTCGCTGTGGCATCGGGTTATGGAATCACTTCCAatg ATGAAAAAGTCACTACAAACCAAAGTCTTAACCACGTACGTTTGCGTGTGATCACAAGAGCTGTATGCTCTATGGCTTTCCCCTTCATCATCCAGGAGTCACATCTGTGCACCAGCGGGGTTGGAGGCGTTAGCACTTGCGGTGGAGATTCTGGTGGACCTCTGGTTGCCGGTGACGGTGACTCACGAATCTTG ATCGGAATAACATCATTCGGATCATCTTTGGGCTGCCAATTTGGTCTTCCTGCAGCCTATACAAGAGTATCAtcgtttttagattttataaaaggaaaaCTTTAA